GAGTTTGGCGGGCTTTACGGCGCTGGCCTGCTTGAGGAGTGGTGGCTTGGCGCTGAACAGGTCACCGCGACGTTTCGAAGTATAGATCCCCGACAGCGGTTAAGCTGGGGTGGGCCCTCTATGAGCGCAAGATCCTGCATCTCCGCTCGGCTCATGGAAACGTGGGCGCACGGGCAGGCGATATATGATTTGCTTGGTATCGAGCGGCAGGAAACCGACCGGATCAAGAGCATTGCGGTTCTGGGAATGAACACGTTCGGATGGAGTTTTTCCGTCAAGGGAATCGAGCCCCCCGCCCAGCGACCGAGTGTCCGCCTGACTGCGCCGTCGGGGGCAGAATGGGCCTGGATTAACGAGCACAGCGAAGATGCCATATGCGGCGATGCGGTAGCCTTTTGCCAGGTCGTTACCCAGACACGGAATATTGCCGATACATCATTGCTTGTAGTCGGTAGCGATGCCAAACGGTGGATGGATATCGCACAGTGCTTTGCCGGACCGCCGAGCTATCCACCGCTTCCAGGCACGCGCAGATATAAGGCGGCCGAGGACGTTTTTCCAGTTGATGCCTGGCCGTCAGGAGGGTTTGGAACCGAGCGGGGGATGTAGATGTGGAGTTGTCCGGCAGTTGCGTTGATCAACGTTGAAAAAATGATCTTCCACTTCATTGGGGACACGCTCCGCCCATATATCACCAATACGATTTATTTCTCGGTTGTTATTGAGCAGAGGACGGCCGAATGAAGTTTGAATTTCGCCATTTGCGATATTTCCTCGCGGCGGCGGAACAACGGAGCTTCAGGCGTGCTGCGCGCGCCCTATCCGTCGAGCCTTCGACGGTTAGTCGGCGCATCCGTGATTTGGAGGATGAAATTGGCGCTGCCCTGTTCATTCGCGGGCATGGCGGCGTCAGCCTTACGGGTGCGGGCGAGCGATTCATCGGAAGGGTGCGCAAGGCGCTGAACCATCTCGCCCGTGCAGCCGCAGATGTTGACGTCGTCGGGCGGGGTCAGGAGGGCGTTGTTCGGATTGGTCTGATGTCCTCGATGGCCTCCGGCTTCATTGCCAATTTGGTGGACACATACGGCGAGAGCCATGTGGGAGTGCAGATTGATTATGCGGAAGGAGATGCGGCGGACCATATCACGGCGGTTCGGCAGCATCGACTGGACGTCGCGTTTCTGACGGGAGGTCCAGTGGCCGAGGGTTGCGATCTTGCGCATCTTTGGAATGAACGCATCTATGTAGCGATGTCAGAAAAGCACGAACTGGCCGAGATTGAAGAGGTCTCTTGGAGCGATCTGCAGGACCGATCATTCGTCGTCAGCAAGGCGCAGGCTGGGCCGGAGATCCAAGACTATCTGGTAAAGCATCTTTCGCGGCCAGGCCATATTCCGAATGTTCAGTTACACGCGGTTTATCGTGACACGCTGATGCAGATTGTGGCCCAAGGGCAAAGCCTCACGCTGACCAGCGAGGCGACCATAGCTACAAAGTTCCCAGGCGTTACCTATCGCCCGCTCGCCGGAGAGATTCTGCCCTTTTGTGCCGTATGGTCGCCACGCAACGACAATCCCGCTTTCCGGCGCTTGCTCAGTCTCGCGAAGCTCATCTCTAAGCGCTGCGAAACCTGTTTGGTCACGAAGGGCTTAATTGATCATTCGTAGTCCGCCGGAGCTGTCCCTGTACTCGCCGTGCCTTTGCAAAGCCGCGATCCGTCGCGATAAACCGCTCTAGCATTGGCACGATAAGCTTCTTCGGGTCCGTTGCGCTCTGGCCGCTTTCGCGCGCCATGACCTCGGCATAAGCGACCAGATCACGATGCAGCTCACCGGGTAAATCGATGGTGATCTTGACCGGCTTGTCTTCGAAGATTGGTCCGAGTTTCAA
The genomic region above belongs to Ochrobactrum quorumnocens and contains:
- a CDS encoding TIGR03084 family metal-binding protein, which gives rise to MNEAVDFHEESRGLHKLLDGKMEILQHLPTQFKQWTIADIVRHLHAWNLAALLTTRSAVDFETYFTRARPYIEQQNVRQFERGEFGGLYGAGLLEEWWLGAEQVTATFRSIDPRQRLSWGGPSMSARSCISARLMETWAHGQAIYDLLGIERQETDRIKSIAVLGMNTFGWSFSVKGIEPPAQRPSVRLTAPSGAEWAWINEHSEDAICGDAVAFCQVVTQTRNIADTSLLVVGSDAKRWMDIAQCFAGPPSYPPLPGTRRYKAAEDVFPVDAWPSGGFGTERGM
- a CDS encoding LysR family transcriptional regulator — translated: MKFEFRHLRYFLAAAEQRSFRRAARALSVEPSTVSRRIRDLEDEIGAALFIRGHGGVSLTGAGERFIGRVRKALNHLARAAADVDVVGRGQEGVVRIGLMSSMASGFIANLVDTYGESHVGVQIDYAEGDAADHITAVRQHRLDVAFLTGGPVAEGCDLAHLWNERIYVAMSEKHELAEIEEVSWSDLQDRSFVVSKAQAGPEIQDYLVKHLSRPGHIPNVQLHAVYRDTLMQIVAQGQSLTLTSEATIATKFPGVTYRPLAGEILPFCAVWSPRNDNPAFRRLLSLAKLISKRCETCLVTKGLIDHS
- a CDS encoding DUF2274 domain-containing protein, which encodes MTKLKLGPIFEDKPVKITIDLPGELHRDLVAYAEVMARESGQSATDPKKLIVPMLERFIATDRGFAKARRVQGQLRRTTNDQLSPS